Genomic window (Meiothermus sp. CFH 77666):
GTGGGCGGCCTCCAGCACCTCGCGCAGGGTCTTGGCGGAAAGCTCGGTGAGGAGCTCGAGTTCGAACTGGTTAGGGGTGATGATATCGGCCTGGGGTAGCACCTGGTGCTTGATGATCTCGGGAATTTCGGGGCGCACGAACAACCCCCGCCCCTCGTCGCCCATCACCGGGTCGCAGCAGAAGAGCGCCCTGGGGTTGAGTTGGCGCACCCGGGCCAGGGCCGACAGAATGGCCTCGGCGGTGCCCCCGCTGCCCATGTAGCCCGACAGCACGGCGTCGCACTGTTCCAGCACCCCGCGCTCGGCAATACCCTCGACCACCGCGCTCAGGTGCTCGGGCGGCATAATCATGCCTTTCCACTGGCCATAGCCGGTGTGGTTGGAAAACTGCACGGTGTGGATGGCCCAGACCTCGAAGCCCATGCGTTGCAAGGGGAATACCGCCGCAGCGTTGCCGGCATGACCGTAGGCGACCCAACTCTGAATGGAAAGAATATTGCGGGGCGGTTGCATGCAGGCAGTCTAAGGGAAGGTCTTTACAGACGGCCAGCCCTGTGGTGTTTTGTTCTGGAAGGTTGCAGGTCTCAGGACGCATGTCGCATGCCAGAAAGTACTCAATCACTGGTGCTAGTTGAAAAGTAGCGGGAGAAAGGAATAGGGTCTGGTGTATGCGGCCAGAC
Coding sequences:
- the pdxY gene encoding pyridoxal kinase PdxY; the protein is MQPPRNILSIQSWVAYGHAGNAAAVFPLQRMGFEVWAIHTVQFSNHTGYGQWKGMIMPPEHLSAVVEGIAERGVLEQCDAVLSGYMGSGGTAEAILSALARVRQLNPRALFCCDPVMGDEGRGLFVRPEIPEIIKHQVLPQADIITPNQFELELLTELSAKTLREVLEAAHIVRAHIHQGGPRIVVVTSMLREGAPEGTIETLAVADEGAWLVRTPRIPLEPPRNGTGDAIAALFLGHYLKTGNVALSLENAVSAMYNMLLLTHQMNTREIQLIAAQEEYVNPSQRFSAEPVA